The following proteins are encoded in a genomic region of Populus nigra chromosome 16, ddPopNigr1.1, whole genome shotgun sequence:
- the LOC133675433 gene encoding subtilisin-like protease SBT1.3, whose protein sequence is MFGNPVKWLFFILTSYLALNVVISMNTLLTRKTYIVQMDKSAKPEYFTSHLEWYSSKVQSVLSEPQGEGNADEEDRIIYSYETAFHGVAAKLNEEEAARLEEADGVVAIFPETKYQLHTTRSPMFLRLEPEDSTSVWSEKLADHDVIVGVLDTGIWPESESFNDTGMTAVPVHWKGICETGRAFQKHHCNRKIVGARVFYRGYEAATGKINEQNEYKSPRDQDGHGTHTAATVAGSPVRGANLLGYAYGTARGMSPGARIAAYKVCWAGGCFSSDILSAVDRAVADGVHVLSISLGGGVSSYYRDSLSIAAFGAMEMGVFVSCSAGNGGPSPASLTNVSPWITTVGASSMDRDFPATAMIGTGRTISGVSLYRGQKILSTRKQYPLVYMGSNSSSPDPSSLCLEGTLNPRVVSGKIVICDRGITPRVQKGQVAKEAGAVGMILSNTAANGEELVADCHLLPAVAVGEKEGKLIKTYALTSQNATATLAFLGTRLGIKPSPVVAAFSSRGPNFLTLEILKPDVLAPGVNILAAWTGDLGPSSLPTDHRRVKFNILSGTSMSCPHVSGIAALLKARHPEWSPAAIKSALMTTAYVHDNTHHPLKDASATTPSTPYDHGAGHINPMKALDPGLIYDIEPQDYFDFLCTQKLTPTQLKIFGKYANRSCRHSLANPGDLNYPAISVVFPDDTSIKVLTLHRTVTNVGLPTSKYHAVISPFKGATVKVEPEILNFTMKNQKLSYKIIFTTRTRQTIPEFGGLVWKDGAHKVRSPVVITWLTPLT, encoded by the coding sequence ATGTTTGGAAATCCAGTGAAATGGCTGTTTTTCATTCTAACAAGCTATTTAGCTCTCAATGTTGTCATTTCAATGAACACCCTTTTAACAAGAAAGACTTACATTGTCCAAATGGATAAGTCTGCAAAGCCTGAATACTTCACCAGCCACCTTGAATGGTATTCATCAAAGGTACAGTCAGTATTGTCTGAACCTCAAGGGGAAGGCAACGCTGATGAGGAGGATAGGATAATTTATAGCTACGAGACTGCTTTTCATGGGGTTGCCGCTAAGTTGAATGAAGAAGAAGCTGCAAGGCTAGAGGAAGCAGATGGAGTAGTGGCTATTTTCCCAGAGACTAAATATCAACTGCACACAACAAGAAGCCCCATGTTCCTTCGGCTGGAACCTGAAGACAGCACAAGTGTCTGGTCTGAAAAACTTGCAGACCATGATGTAATAGTGGGAGTGCTGGACACGGGAATTTGGCCAGAGAGTGAAAGCTTCAATGACACAGGCATGACCGCAGTGCCTGTTCACTGGAAAGGGATTTGTGAGACAGGCAGGGCTTTTCAGAAACATCATTGTAATAGAAAAATTGTCGGTGCAAGAGTCTTCTACAGAGGATACGAAGCAGCTACTGGCAAAATCAATGAGCAAAACGAGTATAAATCACCAAGAGATCAAGATGGTCATGGAACTCACACGGCAGCTACTGTTGCTGGCTCTCCAGTTCGTGGAGCAAATCTATTGGGCTATGCTTATGGAACTGCAAGAGGGATGTCACCTGGGGCTAGAATTGCAGCTTACAAGGTTTGCTGGGCTGGTGGATGTTTCAGCTCAGATATTCTGTCGGCAGTTGATAGAGCAGTAGCTGATGGAGTGCATGTCTTATCAATATCTTTGGGTGGTGGGGTTTCGTCTTACTACCGCGACAGTTTGTCCATAGCTGCCTTTGGAGCAATGGAGATGGGTGTTTTTGTTTCATGCTCAGCAGGAAATGGAGGACCTTCCCCTGCCAGCCTCACCAATGTGTCACCATGGATCACCACAGTTGGTGCTAGCTCCATGGACAGAGATTTTCCTGCCACCGCCATGATAGGAACAGGCagaactatatctggagtttcACTCTATAGAGGCCAAAAGATTTTGTCTACAAGGAAGCAATATCCTCTAGTTTACATGGGTAGCAACTCTAGTAGCCCTGACCCAAGTTCGTTGTGCCTAGAAGGAACTCTAAATCCTCGTGTTGTTTCCGGAAAGATTGTGATATGTGACCGCGGTATTACTCCTCGAGTTCAAAAGGGCCAGGTAGCAAAAGAAGCAGGAGCAGTAGGCATGATTCTATCAAACACAGCAGCAAATGGAGAGGAGCTGGTTGCAGATTGTCACCTACTTCCAGCCGTTGCAGTGGGAGAGAAAGAAGGGAAattgatcaaaacttatgcTTTAACTAGTCAAAATGCAACCGCAACTCTAGCTTTTCTTGGTACAAGATTGGGAATTAAGCCTTCTCCAGTAGTGGCAGCATTTTCATCCAGAGGACCAAACTTTCTGACTCTTGAGATTCTGAAACCTGATGTTCTTGCACCTGGTGTGAACATACTTGCTGCTTGGACTGGTGATTTAGGTCCATCAAGTTTGCCAACAGATCATAGGAGGGTAAAGTTCAACATTCTCTCTGGAACTTCCATGTCCTGCCCACATGTTAGTGGAATTGCTGCCTTGCTCAAGGCTAGGCACCCAGAGTGGAGTCCAGCAGCAATCAAATCAGCACTGATGACAACAGCTTATGTTCATGATAACACACACCATCCACTGAAAGATGCTTCAGCAACCACTCCTTCCACCCCTTATGATCATGGTGCAGGACACATAAACCCCATGAAAGCTCTAGACCCAGGTTTGATTTATGACATTGAACCTCAGGATTACTTTGATTTTCTCTGCACACAGAAGCTTACTCCAACACAGCTGAAAATTTTCGGCAAGTACGCAAACAGATCTTGTAGACATTCTCTTGCAAATCCAGGGGATTTGAACTATCCAGCTATCTCAGTAGTTTTTCCAGATGATACATCCATTAAAGTTTTGACCCTTCACAGAACCGTAACAAATGTTGGCCTTCCTACTTCAAAATACCATGCAGTAATCTCACCATTCAAAGGAGCAACCGTCAAAGTTGAACCAGAAATCCTGAACT